Below is a genomic region from Raphanus sativus cultivar WK10039 chromosome 4, ASM80110v3, whole genome shotgun sequence.
TGTACTATCacgtatttatttttaaataagattcCATAACTTTTGTAAAATTGATCTCTTGGAACttgtaatattttcaatattcaGATCGAATTCCTATGTAATGTTTACTTCGAAATATTCTATAAGAAATAAAGTGTTGTGGTTAattgtttatttcttttcattAATGTCTTATACACATAATTTGTATAGTTTTTGTATTTGTAGAGTTTTCTCACGTCGGTTCAATGAACGATACTTTGTATTGAGGAGTCAATAAAATCAATGGATGGtgagaaaagaaataaaacaataGTGCCTTTAATTCATACCTTTGATGAATACTAATAGATTCTTTTTGACCAAAACGtttgtttctttctattttctaatagatgatgttttaagataatgcatataaatttaaaaacatatattttcatattttctaagaaaaaacACTATTAACTATTCCATTAATCATAATTTAACTagtaataaagaaaaaaacttaggtTCACTCTTTGGTTGAACATTTAAATTCATATCATTCTCTAATACTAATCACAGTGCCatgtaaattattaaataaaaaatactaaaaatcctAACGATCCTAACGCCGGCaagtaaactctaaaccctaaatttttaaTCCAAGAGCCAAACTCTAAATCGTAAATCCAAATTATATATCCTAAATTGAAATCGTGAACTATAAACCTAAGCCATATACCATAAATCCAAATCGTAgactttaaacccaaaccgtaaattctaaactcaaaccctatatTACAAACCTATATtctataccttaaacccaaattttatacACTAAGCCCAAATCTTATTGTCTAAATTTAgagtttacggtttgggtttagggtttagatatacggtttgaatttagagtttatggtttgggttatGGTTTAAAATCTACGTTTAGGATATACGGTTTGGaatatatgatttgggtttagagtctacgATTTGAGTTTAGATataaagtttggatttagggtatagagtttgaatttatgatttggttctagaattttggattttaaaatttagggtttaatatttagacGGCTGTgttaatatcattaaaatttacGTTGCtactttttcatttaatattttttatttaataatttatgtaaCATTTTGATTGGTTCTAGAAGGTGAAATAAATTTAAAGatccatcctaagagattaacataagttttgtttggtaataaaaTAGGTTGTATATTATTTGTGGTAATATACTgtaaaagttaataaattttattgttaaaagttgaaaacttcatctaatttgaaaatcaaaatcttAAAAACGAAGGGAGTAATAAAAGCATTCAaataataacattatatttCCCTCGgagtatataatatttaatggAGGATAACGTCATCGTTAGGTTTCGTTTGTTGATAATGGAACTGATACTAGTCCCCTAccatttcttaaataaaaagaaaaggaatgaTATTTATCTCCACTCCGAGAGCACTTTGTTTCCTAGGAGAAATACTTATTTGAGCGACAGCTGTACATGCAGAGAAATGTTCATATTATTCGTATAAATACGATTGTGTATAAACAAATGTGTATGTACAGTGATCATGCATCGTACAAGTGTGCGGGGTGTGAAGGTGTCATGTGGACCGCATGACCCACCAATACTAGTTCCCATTCTCATCTCGATGGGACGATCAGTCCTATAGATGTCCCCCCGAGACATATTTCATTATCATgcattacatatatatacatctataCGATGGAACAAGGACAGTGGGCCAAAAACACCATAAAATGGACCCAAATAAAAGCTTGGATTTAAATATTGTGGTACATGGAACCTCGAACTATTTACTTCTTCAAGATTTTGGTGCATTGTATCATGTATGTGTACTTTACTTCCCATATTTTTCTTGACTTTTCTGACGGAGTGTACTCGTTGAGATTGAGAGCAACATGGTAGATGAATAATAACAATGCAAAGAGATTAAACAGTTAGACGTTTTGTGAGCAACCTTCTTCGTGTTTGCAGCATTAGTTAGTCTTTAGTCCGTGGATGAGATTTTGTTTGAATTGATTATATCGTAAAGACAAACATGATATTTAGCTAAATTACCTCTTTTATATGGATCATAGACATGAACTTAAGCAGAATAATATCGAGTATTTATTGGAAAGTTAGTTTATCTTATAATGTAAAGACTAAAGCGTCTAGAGTTGTTAAAAGAAGTCTAACACAACTATTGGTTGATGGATCGATCTATCTACTATAGAACCACAAGTACATCCTGCGCCATTAATGTTCAAAACATTATtgttctatattattatttttttaaagagtatattatcttttgttgcatacatacaattttaatttgttgCAACCTAACTATttacctttatatatatacatatatatgtaccTTGGCATCAAATGTTATTCTTTTTGGGGTCCATTTCTATATAGGAAAATTGAATACTCAATACTTTCGATCGGTAAATAATATCATCACTGATATATAACATTTGGgttaataaaatttttgaacgtacaaatataataatagtCAAAGTTATTTGTATAGTTATGATTTCCTGAAGGAATGGATGATGTCTAGCTACTCATCAAGTCCTTTCAGAAAATGTATTAGTTTGTATAAAcgtaaaattttgaaaactatactacgtactttttttttgcttaaacttGGCAGTGTCGGTATAGTGGgatgataattattaaaacacaacttttatccttttttattttacattttggGATCACTTTAAATTGTGATTTGTAACTACTAGTTTcaaaatcttattataaaacaattttgtatcaatatttatatttctactGCATACAGTTAATATACATAGATGTTGTATGTTTCTAGTATCTTTGTTGATTTTCCTTTTGTGTGTGTTTCGGTTTGTTCTAAGTCTTCCCGTGTAGGTTAAAGTTGCTTTGAAGCTTTAGTTACCGCTTCCTATGGGCTATTTTGTTTTGAAGTCATCCATGTGTGGATTCTAGTTGTCCTTCCTTTGGACGTTGGTTATGGGGATGTTTCGTTTAGCCGCCAGATGTTGTATGAGTACCTAGCACGGTGCGATCAATGAAtttcaatttgggaaaaaaaaatggtttcgACGGTTTTCTGGCACACAgaacttttaaaaattcagaaaatataaaaaatgggGAGAACAACCATAAAGATCTCATGTAAGAAATGGTGTTCCCTAGTTTATCGTTTTTGGATAGTCAATAGTGAAGTTACTATAAGAGAAAAGCTTACTCCGACAATctctattaatattttttaacactGAATTAGTATTCATTAATTTGAAACGCAAAAGGTTCATGGAGCACaaactgaaagaaaaagaaaaacagagtacCAGTAGGTACCGTAAACAGCAGCGAAGCGAACACatagaaaaaaacagagtacaCTCATTTCAAAAGAAAAGGCAACACGAATAGCTACTCCCAATCCCAAGAACGATTAAGAATGTTCAGCTTGCTCGTTTTTCTCGTTGAATGATATGGAGCAGCCAGCGTGGACCTCCTGAGGCGACATAAAATTGAGTCCGATGATCTTTAATCACACTGTCAGCAATAGCCATTGGCCAACGCAACTCTGTTTCTTGGGGGAAACAACATGAACCAGGGACTAGCTTCCCAATGGATGAAGGAGACGATATGCAGTATCCGTTTAGTTCTAAGCTTCAGGAACCTGCTGGGTTCATCAAGGTTTCTCTTACTCAAAGGAAGAGGTTTCAAGCAAAATGTTTCTTTGTCTCATATTACACATTGCTTCCACCGCTCACCAGCTCTATTAGGAACAGTTACATTTATGCATGGAAACACTAACAATTTAAGGCactttataagtttatattacatatataaacacTCCTTATGCTGAGATATAAAGTTGCCGGAAACGAGTGAAGAGGGTTTATACGTAGAACAAGATGGTAGCATCTGACTCATCTGAGTTATCTGTTACCATATCAGGCACTCATTTGTTTTCCTtcaagagaaattgccaaaaataccattttcatagtaccacttttcatgtttacactaaccacttttaccactacttttaatgaaaggtttagatttgaaggttttggatttagggttagatttgatgttttagagtttaaggtatatagtttagggtttagagttgaggatttagggtttagagttgaggatttagggtttatagtttagactttagggtttagggtttaggatattgaattcagggtatatagtttagggtttagggtttagagttgaagattttgggtttagggtttagaattagaggtttaggatttagaatttgggattagaattttgaaaagcatataaaaacaaagatataagaattTTTACCATTTCAATAAATAacgtatttttgaaaatgtgtctttagtggtggtaaagatgaataatggtaccttcaaagtgatatttttgaaaattccccattcTTCAAATACTGTGGTAGTGGGATTCTTTTTTGGTTTTCCTCACAGAGATacaatttgataaaataaaatgtatctAAAAAAGACTATCTTTCAATATAAATCCGGTAAAGTTGTCTATATACAACAGTTCTAAAAAAAGTTCCCatttctttcgttttttttttgccttttgtTTTCATCTGCATTTCCAGCTGAGTTAAGATACGTCACGGGACTTTAAAAATGTgggaaaaaaagagaaaaaaaaactcaaatctttTTAATTGTCTTTGCAGTTTCTGGTATAACCAGATGATGATGACAATCTTGACTGTGACTGGAAGAACTCGAAGGGAGTTCCAGGGCCAAATGACCGTCGAATTGCGTTTGGAGATTCTGATAACAGAGGCTCGTAAACAGGGCTTCGGTTCTTGGGCTGAGTCGACATTATGGATATTGGAGACACGTCCTTCTCGATGATGGTCCTCGGTTGTGTTTCTATGTTACCTAGAGTCAGTATTGGACCGCCCATACGTTCAGCTTGTTGGAGTATATTGATCTTGCTGGGTCTGTATGTGTAACGGTAGTACTTCAATGCGAATATAGGACCCATCCCCGCTCCAACTATCAGCTGCACAAGAGAAAAACGACAGGGGAATTATTATTATTCCTCGGGTTGGTGTTTGTTAATGGATAAGAGATGACTTTGATTGATACTTACAAACATTGTAATCCAGTACGAAGGTTGAGAACAGAGGCGGAACATGATCGTGTACATTCCCGATGATGGTATGGCGCTGAAGAGAAAGTTTATGACATAGAATCCGACCAGATTTCCCCAAATGGAAAGGTGTTGCAACACCGTAAAGGAGCTGCATCAAGAGAGAATAATTATTAAGCAGACTCCAAAGCAATGTATGAGTCTAGATGTGTGTAACCCAGGCGCAAGGACAAGGAGCTGTACTTGGTTTCTTGAGCGACAACGAAAGCCTGAAGCCATATACACCCAGAGAGAGCTACCATTCCAAGCTCCTCCATTTCACTTTTCTCATAAGCATATGCGTGAATTGTTATTACAAATACAACAATCGCCTGCAAATAAATCccagattttgattttgatttttctttttttacacatgggaaaatgaaaaaaacccTCACTTAAGTAGATTTGAGATGAGAGTACTCACGTGAAAAAGGGATCGACCAAACCACCCCGCAAATGTGCTTGGATTGAGAAGCCTGGATTGTGGGGGAAACATGAAAAACATACACATTAACATATGAACAAGATATGAATTGACATTCGGTGAAACCCTCAACGAAATTAATCAGTCAACGCATACCTTCCAGCTTGGCAGTAGAATAAAATTTGAGGATGTTGCATTACTGTAGTTTCACTAAGATCTTTATCAATTACACTAACTAGAACAGGAACACTGGTGTAGAACACGTTATAAGCCATCAAGCTAACCGAATTGAAAAGACTGGTTCCAGAAACGCCTGAAATAAACGAGAAGCTGCGTATATTCTGTTGTCAGTATTTCAGGAATGACATGGATGCTACTGAAAACTGAAAATCATATCTGACAAACTAATAAACTCACAAAATCTGGATGAAGCATATCAACAATGATTTGTAGAAGGAATACTGGGACAAAAATGCTGTCCGGTTATACGAATACCTCCCATGAACAAGAATCAGTCTTTTCAGAAACCTAAATCCTGCACGCAAACGCAAAGATCAGTCCATCAAGAACCAATTATAACTCTTTTGATAGGTTAAAACAGTTCATCTGTAACAAAATACAGAAGCAGTTggaggaaaaaaaaatgtatgtgATATGTATCTTAAAGTTAATATAAAGGATCTTGCTAATGCTCTTACTTCCAATGCTATAATCTGCAGCTCTTGCTGCCTGCAGCCCTTCTCTTCCGCTAATGCCGACCCCGATATCAGCTTGCTGTATCATTCTTACATCATTCCCACCATCACCAATTGCCAGGGTTCGATAATCACAGGATTTTAAAATCTCAACTAACTGTAAAGTTGAAGAGAACAAGTTCAACCGAAACATCAAATGAGATGATGAGCACTTCAAGGCCACTTTGTAACAGGATGAACAGAATAACTgggaaaaaaaagtaataagaaaGCAGTTAACGTTGGGAGGGATACCTGAGCTTTTTGTGAAGGTGTGACACGACAACATATGGCTGTCCTAGAAAGTATAGCTAATTCAACAAAATCCTTGCGATGGTGTTTCAGAGCAATTTCTAGTGCCCAGCCATCAACAACAAATGCCACGTCCTGTACGACCCATTAAATTATTCTCTGATACAGGTGATAGTAAGGATGCAAAAATTCAAGAGAGGGGTGAACCTTAGGTTCTGAAGTTGTAGTCCGCATTGTAAGTAAAACCCTCTCCAAACTCCTAGACACATCTTCTTCGCTTTTTCCATCAATCAATAGAAGTTGACCTTTAGGCTCTGTTGTAAACATGATTATTATGGTAAAAAGGTATGATAAGTAGCAATTAGGTAAAGCTTCCCCACAtaaataacaaagaaaaagaaatgatccCAACTTACCTGGGGAGATAAAATTACATGAAAGAGCAATCTGTATAGCTGTATTCTGCTTATCTCCAGTCAGCATCCAAAAGTTTATCCCTGCTTTTCTAAGTGTCTCAATTGTCTCTGGTACACCATCCTAAAAAAATTCAGgcaaatatttataacatatctGCTACTTATAATGCTACATTATATTACACTTTGAACCTCTATGTCcttaacatttaaaattttacctgCAAGCGGTCTTCTATTGCAGTGACTCCTAGAATATAAAGATCATGTTCTAACCGTTGACACACCTCTGCAATTCTCCACTGTAACAAGAGAAATACACCATTTGAGGCAATCAAGTGAATCGACTTAATTGTCCGGTAGGTTTAAACTTAGCAATAGCATACTTCATAATTGCTTAAAGTGAACAAGGAGAAGAGTTTTTCCAATTACCTCCCTATCGACTAGAACACTACTAGCCTCTTTAAACTTTACTGACCACTCTAGATACTCATCTTCTTCCAGTTCACGCCAGGCCAAACACAATGTTCGGAGCCCCAACTGGGCATAGTGTTCAACGGCTTCAGCAATAGTTCTGGTTTGCTGACCTAATATCATAGTCGAGAAAAATAATTGACCATCAGCTCTGAGCACATTCAGTAGCACACTTCTTCCTCGTCTATCGATAAGAGATACGTTATCTCACCAGCACACGCAGAGGGAAGGATTGATTCATCTGCACCTTTTGACAAAAGAATAATTTTCCCATTCTGACAATCTCTCACTACCACTGACATTCTTTTTCTATCTGACGTGAACTCAAGAATTTCCAGTACCTCATAACGAATCATCACACCA
It encodes:
- the LOC108835612 gene encoding phospholipid-transporting ATPase 2, with protein sequence MKRFVYINDDEASKELCCDNRISNTKYNLWNFFPKNLLEQFSRFMNQYFLLIACLQLWSLITPVNPASTWGPLIFIFAVSASKEAWDDYHRYLSDKKANEREVWIVKHGIKKHIQAQDIQVGNIVWLRENDEVPCDLVLLGTSDPQGVCYVETAALDGETDLKTRVIPSACVGIDLELLHKMKGVIECPIPDKDIRRFDANMRLFPPFIDNDVCSLTIKNTLLQSCYLRNTEWACGVSVYTGNQTKLGMCRGVAEPKLTAMDAMIDKLTGAIFVFQIVVVLVLGVAGNVWKDTEARKQWYVQYPEEAPWYELLVIPLRFELLCSIMIPISIKVSLDLVKGLYAKFIEWDVEMVDQETGTASYAANTAISEDLGQVEYILTDKTGTLTDNKMIFRRCCIGGIFYGNENGDALKDTQLLDAITSGSTDVIRFLTVMAICNTVIPVRSKAGEIIYKAQSQDEDALVAAAAKLHMVFVGKNANRLELMFNGVMIRYEVLEILEFTSDRKRMSVVVRDCQNGKIILLSKGADESILPSACAGQQTRTIAEAVEHYAQLGLRTLCLAWRELEEDEYLEWSVKFKEASSVLVDREWRIAEVCQRLEHDLYILGVTAIEDRLQDGVPETIETLRKAGINFWMLTGDKQNTAIQIALSCNFISPEPKGQLLLIDGKSEEDVSRSLERVLLTMRTTTSEPKDVAFVVDGWALEIALKHHRKDFVELAILSRTAICCRVTPSQKAQLVEILKSCDYRTLAIGDGGNDVRMIQQADIGVGISGREGLQAARAADYSIGRFRFLKRLILVHGRYSYNRTAFLSQYSFYKSLLICFIQIFFSFISGVSGTSLFNSVSLMAYNVFYTSVPVLVSVIDKDLSETTVMQHPQILFYCQAGRLLNPSTFAGWFGRSLFHAIVVFVITIHAYAYEKSEMEELGMVALSGCIWLQAFVVAQETNSFTVLQHLSIWGNLVGFYVINFLFSAIPSSGMYTIMFRLCSQPSYWITMFLIVGAGMGPIFALKYYRYTYRPSKINILQQAERMGGPILTLGNIETQPRTIIEKDVSPISIMSTQPKNRSPVYEPLLSESPNAIRRSFGPGTPFEFFQSQSRLSSSSGYTRNCKDN